In Halopseudomonas xinjiangensis, a single genomic region encodes these proteins:
- a CDS encoding acetyl-CoA C-acetyltransferase, whose product MRDVVIVAATRTAIGSFGGQFATLPAHELGATVIRALLEKTGIDPASVDEVMMGQVLTAGAGQNPARQAAVLAGLPYSVPAMVVSKVCGSGLKALQLGTQAIRSGDADIIIAGGQESMSLAPHVLPNSRTGLRMGHGQLVDSMLHDGLWDAFNGYHMGITAENLVEKYGITREEQDAFAANSQRKAVAAQQAGRFDEEITPVLVPQRKGEPVSVTTDQGPRAEATGESLAKLRPAFKKEGSVTAGNASSINDGAAAVMLMSAEKAAQLGLPVLARVAGAANAGVDPAIMGIGPVSATLRCLERAGWQVGDLDLIEANEAFAAQALAVAHELKWDMERVNVNGGAIALGHPIGASGCRVLVTLLHEMMRRDAKKGLATLCIGGGQGVALALERS is encoded by the coding sequence ATGCGAGACGTCGTTATCGTCGCTGCCACACGCACCGCCATCGGCAGTTTTGGCGGCCAGTTCGCCACCCTTCCCGCCCACGAATTAGGCGCAACGGTTATCCGGGCTTTGCTCGAGAAGACCGGCATCGACCCCGCCAGCGTCGACGAAGTGATGATGGGCCAGGTGCTCACAGCCGGCGCCGGGCAGAATCCGGCGCGCCAGGCCGCCGTACTCGCGGGCCTGCCCTATAGCGTACCGGCGATGGTGGTGAGCAAGGTCTGCGGGTCCGGCCTGAAAGCACTCCAGCTGGGGACCCAGGCTATTCGCAGCGGAGATGCCGACATCATCATCGCAGGCGGTCAGGAATCCATGAGCCTGGCTCCGCACGTACTGCCCAACTCACGTACCGGCTTGCGCATGGGTCATGGCCAGTTGGTCGACAGCATGCTGCATGACGGCTTGTGGGATGCCTTCAATGGCTATCACATGGGCATCACCGCCGAAAACCTGGTCGAAAAATATGGCATTACCCGTGAAGAGCAGGACGCATTCGCTGCCAACTCCCAGCGCAAGGCAGTCGCCGCGCAACAGGCGGGACGCTTCGACGAGGAGATCACTCCGGTGCTGGTGCCTCAACGCAAGGGCGAACCAGTCAGCGTGACGACCGACCAGGGCCCACGAGCCGAAGCGACCGGCGAGTCCCTAGCCAAACTGCGCCCGGCGTTCAAGAAGGAAGGCAGCGTAACGGCCGGCAACGCATCAAGCATCAATGATGGCGCCGCGGCAGTAATGTTGATGAGTGCGGAAAAGGCCGCTCAACTTGGCCTGCCTGTGCTGGCTCGGGTCGCCGGCGCAGCCAATGCCGGCGTCGATCCGGCAATCATGGGCATTGGCCCGGTCTCGGCAACGCTACGCTGCCTCGAGCGCGCAGGGTGGCAGGTCGGCGATCTGGATCTCATCGAGGCGAACGAAGCTTTCGCGGCGCAGGCACTGGCCGTGGCGCACGAGCTCAAGTGGGATATGGAGCGGGTGAACGTCAACGGCGGCGCGATAGCCCTCGGGCATCCCATCGGGGCGTCAGGGTGCCGCGTACTGGTCACCCTGTTGCACGAGATGATGCGTCGCGATGCCAAAAAAGGCCTCGCCACCCTGTGTATCGGAGGTGGTCAGGGCGTGGCACTAGCGCTAGAGCGCAGCTAA
- a CDS encoding DUF2784 domain-containing protein: MYQVLADLVLTVHVLTVLFVVVGLLLIVAGNLLGWRWVNSPMFRLLHLLTIAVVVAEAWLGIVCPLTTLEHWLRAQAGETGYAGGFIEYWLQRALYYDAPGWVFTLVYTVFGSLVVLSWWWFPPRWRRKP, translated from the coding sequence ATGTACCAGGTGCTCGCCGATCTGGTTCTTACGGTGCATGTGTTGACCGTTTTGTTTGTAGTGGTCGGCCTGTTACTCATCGTAGCGGGCAACCTGCTGGGCTGGCGCTGGGTCAATAGTCCCATGTTCCGCCTGTTACACCTGTTGACCATTGCCGTTGTAGTAGCCGAGGCTTGGCTGGGGATCGTCTGCCCGCTGACTACGCTTGAACACTGGCTGCGGGCTCAGGCAGGCGAGACGGGCTATGCCGGAGGTTTCATCGAGTACTGGTTGCAGCGCGCGCTCTATTACGACGCGCCTGGCTGGGTATTCACGCTGGTCTACACCGTATTCGGTTCGCTGGTAGTGCTCAGCTGGTGGTGGTTTCCGCCGCGTTGGCGACGGAAACCCTAG
- a CDS encoding lysozyme inhibitor LprI family protein: MKHRWLALGALLASNAVLAAPCDDLEETVEINACLHREVAMAEDELDRYLEASRTRHADASDAVVSMEAAHGAWLRYRDSHCFAVYDLWADGSLRGAQLATCLLELTQRRTHDIWSVYLSTPDNRSGVLAEPPLPASASH; encoded by the coding sequence ATGAAGCATCGTTGGCTGGCGCTAGGCGCGCTGCTGGCATCGAACGCGGTGCTCGCTGCGCCGTGCGACGATCTGGAAGAGACCGTCGAGATCAACGCCTGCCTGCATCGCGAGGTGGCCATGGCTGAAGACGAACTTGACCGGTATCTCGAGGCCAGTCGTACGCGACATGCCGATGCGTCTGACGCGGTCGTTTCGATGGAAGCGGCCCATGGCGCCTGGCTGCGCTATCGTGACAGCCATTGCTTCGCCGTTTACGACCTGTGGGCCGATGGCAGCCTGCGCGGGGCGCAGCTGGCGACCTGCCTGCTGGAACTTACTCAGCGCCGGACGCATGATATCTGGAGCGTCTACCTGTCTACCCCTGACAACCGCAGTGGTGTGCTCGCCGAGCCGCCTCTTCCAGCTTCCGCTTCCCACTGA
- a CDS encoding MOSC domain-containing protein: MENATPVLVSINAAASSRLKVGRRLVTTGHFKRPITGPVLIAAVGVPGDFIGNVRHHGGPDQAIYLYSMEDVAWWERLLQRRLGPGFFAENLSITNWWTKPRIGDRVAVGDVLLEITAPRTPCATLEARVGMPGFLRTFIKAERSGAYARVLRPGIVRSGDPIVVTPAPVAWPTVAEVFRYWYGLGTDESLLLRMLEAPLAERVRERVVRRLADFSPV; the protein is encoded by the coding sequence ATGGAAAATGCAACGCCGGTACTGGTATCGATCAATGCCGCGGCTTCGAGCCGACTGAAAGTTGGACGTCGTCTGGTCACGACCGGCCACTTCAAGCGACCGATCACGGGCCCGGTACTCATCGCTGCGGTAGGTGTGCCGGGCGACTTCATTGGCAATGTGCGGCACCACGGTGGTCCGGATCAGGCAATTTATCTCTACAGCATGGAAGACGTCGCCTGGTGGGAGCGGCTGCTGCAGCGCCGACTGGGGCCGGGTTTCTTCGCCGAAAACCTGTCCATCACCAACTGGTGGACCAAACCACGCATAGGTGACCGAGTAGCAGTGGGCGATGTGCTGCTCGAGATCACCGCTCCACGTACGCCTTGCGCCACGCTGGAGGCACGCGTCGGTATGCCGGGTTTCCTTCGTACCTTCATCAAGGCCGAACGCTCAGGCGCTTACGCGCGCGTACTGCGCCCGGGCATCGTGCGGTCAGGTGACCCGATAGTCGTCACCCCGGCGCCTGTCGCCTGGCCGACCGTAGCCGAAGTCTTTCGCTATTGGTACGGTCTGGGCACTGATGAGAGTCTTCTGCTTCGCATGCTCGAGGCGCCCTTGGCCGAACGCGTCAGAGAGCGTGTAGTGAGGCGGCTGGCGGATTTCTCGCCGGTATAA